Proteins encoded within one genomic window of Paraglaciecola psychrophila 170:
- a CDS encoding YacL family protein, whose product MDYQFSHDILGHPVATCELECEAFGDWLSHEIAQDTGQVTLLLNTIQQLQTHQLSHYQHNGKEYHLVFDKDEVELILNNNHIQEMAHSEEDESQELSDLHIQSGCGLADFHILLQAWQTFVS is encoded by the coding sequence ATGGACTATCAATTTTCACATGATATTTTAGGCCACCCCGTAGCCACCTGCGAGCTTGAATGTGAAGCTTTTGGTGATTGGTTAAGTCATGAAATCGCACAAGATACCGGGCAAGTGACACTGTTACTCAATACTATCCAGCAGCTTCAAACCCATCAACTTTCTCATTACCAACACAATGGAAAGGAATACCATTTAGTGTTTGATAAAGACGAAGTTGAACTGATTCTAAATAATAATCATATCCAAGAGATGGCACATTCAGAAGAAGACGAAAGCCAAGAATTAAGTGATTTACATATTCAATCAGGCTGTGGTTTAGCAGATTTTCATATTTTACTGCAAGCTTGGCAGACGTTTGTTAGCTAA
- a CDS encoding response regulator, translating into MSKLSPDEVTLFLIEDDDIDVMSIKREFKRRKISSPIKRAKDGVEAFELLESAKVMRPFIILLDLQMPRMNGFEFLTKLRSHKDYKNSVVFVLSTSQNEQDIFNSYAFNVAGYFIKDEVGNSFVSIVDIFDAYRKVVHLPLS; encoded by the coding sequence ATGAGCAAACTCAGCCCTGACGAAGTCACCCTCTTTTTAATAGAAGATGATGATATTGATGTCATGAGTATCAAACGAGAGTTTAAACGTCGCAAAATTTCCAGTCCCATAAAACGTGCAAAAGACGGGGTAGAAGCATTTGAATTACTCGAATCAGCTAAAGTAATGCGTCCTTTTATCATATTGTTAGACTTACAAATGCCACGTATGAACGGCTTTGAGTTTTTGACTAAATTGCGGTCACATAAAGATTACAAAAATAGTGTGGTATTTGTTTTAAGCACCTCACAGAATGAGCAAGATATTTTCAATAGTTATGCATTTAACGTCGCCGGTTATTTTATAAAAGATGAAGTAGGCAATAGTTTTGTTAGTATTGTTGATATATTTGACGCTTACAGAAAGGTTGTGCATTTACCGTTAAGCTAA
- a CDS encoding GAF domain-containing sensor histidine kinase, with product MPKHKELSIQTLKKYNLNSTDIDKLFDDIAVLAIEGCNKPFAMVSFIDADTQWVASKVGSFPNEINRENIFCTDMLKQTDVFEISDTLIDERTKLNECVIKTPNIRYFAGVPLINYEQKILGTLCVFDTQPSLLDKHQKAILKLLAKDVVSQLALRRKNLELSNLIDLNQMITENNPDLIFAKDSDYKISHANTAFLSLFPEEMRDKVIGHSTLDIYSDAEALTFLVQDKLAFEQGKAETTEHITFPSGEMRTFFITKTRFDDDEGNAYLLGVARDVTEREALIEKLKKSNSDLDEFAYIASHDLKAPLNAIKRLVSWIEEDANKVLQGDSLEHFGMIKNRIDRMNMLLKDLLDYSRIGKNDGLPQTLNLQESVKSCCKSLALSDSFIIEADDTDLVLPKVPFELVLTNLISNAIKHHDKTSGHITIKCKHLKHDFQISVTDDGPGIDPSLHEKIFMKFQTLKPRDEVEGSGLGLAIVEKVLANYSGNISITSDVGKGATLIVTWPKANNK from the coding sequence ATGCCAAAACACAAAGAACTTAGTATCCAAACATTAAAAAAATATAATCTTAATAGTACGGATATAGATAAATTATTTGATGACATAGCCGTTCTTGCGATCGAAGGCTGTAATAAACCCTTTGCCATGGTTAGTTTCATCGATGCCGACACTCAATGGGTGGCTTCAAAAGTTGGCTCATTTCCAAACGAAATAAACCGAGAAAATATTTTTTGTACAGATATGCTCAAGCAAACTGATGTATTTGAAATTTCTGACACTCTTATCGATGAGCGAACCAAGTTAAACGAATGTGTTATAAAAACACCTAACATACGTTATTTCGCTGGTGTGCCTCTGATTAATTACGAGCAGAAAATTTTGGGTACCTTATGTGTATTTGATACTCAGCCAAGTCTGTTAGATAAACATCAAAAAGCTATATTAAAACTTTTGGCCAAAGATGTGGTGTCCCAATTAGCACTTCGAAGAAAAAATCTCGAATTGTCTAATCTCATCGATCTCAATCAGATGATCACTGAAAATAACCCAGACTTGATATTTGCCAAAGACAGTGATTATAAAATTTCACATGCAAATACCGCTTTTTTATCTTTATTTCCAGAAGAAATGCGCGATAAGGTTATTGGACACTCCACTTTAGACATATATAGCGATGCAGAAGCTTTAACTTTCCTAGTACAAGATAAATTAGCTTTCGAGCAAGGCAAAGCCGAAACAACAGAACACATAACCTTTCCAAGCGGTGAAATGCGTACCTTTTTCATCACCAAAACGCGCTTTGATGATGACGAAGGCAATGCCTATTTATTAGGTGTGGCAAGAGATGTGACCGAGCGAGAAGCCTTAATTGAAAAGTTAAAAAAGTCGAATAGCGACCTTGACGAATTTGCTTATATAGCCTCCCATGATTTAAAGGCGCCATTAAACGCCATCAAGCGTTTGGTGTCATGGATTGAGGAAGATGCCAATAAAGTGTTGCAAGGAGATAGCCTTGAACATTTTGGTATGATCAAAAACCGCATCGATAGAATGAACATGTTACTTAAAGACTTACTTGATTATTCTAGAATCGGAAAAAATGATGGTTTACCACAAACGCTTAATCTACAAGAGTCAGTAAAAAGCTGTTGCAAGTCATTAGCCTTATCAGACAGTTTCATTATTGAAGCAGATGACACCGACCTTGTATTACCTAAAGTGCCATTTGAATTGGTACTTACCAATCTTATATCTAACGCAATAAAACATCATGATAAAACATCTGGGCATATCACTATAAAATGTAAACATTTAAAACATGATTTTCAAATAAGTGTGACAGATGATGGGCCAGGAATTGATCCCTCGTTACATGAAAAAATATTTATGAAATTTCAAACTCTTAAACCAAGAGATGAAGTAGAAGGCAGTGGCTTAGGGCTGGCAATAGTAGAAAAAGTATTAGCAAATTATTCAGGTAATATTTCAATCACATCAGATGTTGGCAAAGGGGCAACTCTTATTGTCACATGGCCCAAGGCAAATAATAAATGA
- a CDS encoding response regulator — MQQPSVLIIDDSEIERYILSHQLKKIGVSEIMQQTNGTSGLEFLKNHSQNLQQYGASFPPAIIILDVNMPIMDGFEFLQKFAELKTQVDLDICQILMYSGSDDPQEKARALQYDFVKGFLIKGESSTEELKIEIGIT; from the coding sequence ATGCAACAGCCTAGCGTTTTAATTATCGATGATAGTGAAATTGAACGGTACATTTTAAGCCATCAACTTAAAAAAATTGGCGTTAGCGAAATCATGCAACAAACGAATGGTACTTCTGGCCTTGAGTTTTTAAAAAATCATTCACAGAACCTGCAGCAATATGGTGCTAGTTTCCCACCTGCAATTATCATTCTTGACGTCAATATGCCTATCATGGATGGGTTTGAATTTTTGCAGAAGTTTGCAGAGTTAAAAACACAGGTTGACCTAGATATCTGCCAAATTTTGATGTACTCGGGGTCTGACGACCCACAAGAAAAAGCACGTGCCTTGCAATATGACTTTGTGAAAGGTTTTCTAATCAAAGGTGAATCGAGCACAGAAGAATTAAAAATTGAAATCGGAATAACCTAG
- a CDS encoding M48 family metallopeptidase → MSQNLPYLAHYPAHLQNDIRRLVDANTLGDWLRTRYPSLHKVANDNDLRDYTMSLKNQYLKKTAPLSKVIYDSKIHIVNHALGLHSYVSRIQGGKLKSKNELRVSTLFKNTPDAFLNMIVVHELAHLKEKQHNKAFYQLCQHMQPDYHQIEFDVRVYLTELERTGWVFVISKT, encoded by the coding sequence ATGTCTCAAAATTTACCCTATTTAGCTCACTATCCTGCTCATTTACAGAACGATATTCGTCGCTTAGTTGATGCCAATACACTAGGTGACTGGTTGCGAACACGTTATCCAAGCTTGCACAAAGTGGCTAACGATAATGACTTACGTGATTACACTATGTCATTAAAAAATCAATATTTGAAAAAAACAGCGCCACTGAGCAAGGTGATATACGACAGCAAAATTCATATAGTCAACCACGCATTAGGTTTACACAGCTATGTATCACGGATACAAGGCGGTAAGTTAAAAAGTAAAAATGAATTACGTGTTAGCACCTTGTTTAAAAATACCCCAGACGCGTTTTTAAATATGATCGTAGTGCACGAATTAGCCCATCTAAAAGAAAAACAACACAACAAAGCATTTTACCAACTATGCCAGCATATGCAGCCTGATTATCACCAAATTGAGTTTGATGTCAGAGTATATCTGACCGAACTAGAGCGCACGGGTTGGGTATTTGTTATATCCAAGACATGA
- a CDS encoding metalloregulator ArsR/SmtB family transcription factor: MNPVSFYKCLSEDTRLKCLLLITLKGELCVCDLISALQLSQPKVSRHLAELRKCGILSDQRRGKWVFYQLDQDLPKWSVEVLKLTATDNHQFLNESLTHLNRAKQLDNCC; encoded by the coding sequence ATGAACCCAGTCTCTTTTTATAAATGTTTATCTGAAGACACACGTTTGAAGTGTTTGCTATTGATTACACTTAAAGGTGAGTTGTGCGTGTGTGACTTAATCAGTGCTCTACAGTTAAGCCAGCCTAAAGTGTCCAGACATTTAGCTGAACTACGTAAATGTGGAATTCTGTCTGATCAAAGGCGTGGAAAATGGGTGTTCTATCAACTTGATCAAGACTTGCCTAAATGGTCGGTTGAGGTGCTTAAGCTTACCGCCACAGACAATCATCAATTCTTAAACGAATCTTTAACTCACTTAAATAGGGCGAAGCAATTAGATAATTGTTGTTAA
- a CDS encoding arsenate reductase ArsC — MKILYICTHNRCRSILSEAITNQFSAGKITARSAGSQPAGEVHPLSIKYLQQADISTEGLCSQSWDDFEQFAPDLVVTVCDSAAAETCPVWFGKSLKVHWGLADPSKLQGSEAHIAEAFEATIEHIKQRVEQLTNLNLDVRDKVAFKAALASLGAI; from the coding sequence ATGAAAATTTTATATATTTGTACCCATAACCGTTGCCGTAGTATTTTGTCAGAAGCAATCACCAACCAATTTTCTGCTGGCAAAATAACGGCGAGAAGTGCCGGTAGTCAACCTGCAGGTGAAGTGCATCCATTGTCGATTAAATATTTACAGCAAGCGGATATTTCAACCGAAGGTTTATGTAGCCAATCATGGGATGACTTTGAACAATTTGCGCCAGACTTAGTGGTGACAGTGTGTGACTCTGCTGCCGCTGAAACCTGCCCAGTGTGGTTCGGTAAAAGCTTAAAAGTGCATTGGGGCTTAGCTGATCCATCTAAGCTACAAGGGTCTGAGGCACACATTGCCGAAGCTTTTGAGGCAACTATCGAGCACATAAAGCAACGAGTGGAGCAACTGACTAACCTTAACCTAGATGTAAGAGACAAGGTCGCTTTCAAAGCTGCGCTTGCTAGTTTAGGAGCAATTTAA
- the arsH gene encoding arsenical resistance protein ArsH has protein sequence MSISTPAMPNLDNTQFQAPKVHDFAKTSAQHKPKILLLYGSLRTRSFSRLVVEESARLLEAMGAETRIFDPTGLPLPDGDAATHEKVLELRELMMWSEGQVWCSPERHGAMTGILKSQIDWVPLNLGGVRPTQGKTLAVMQVCGGSQSFNAVNQMRILGRWMRMLTIPNQSSVAKAFMEFDDNDRMKASPFYNRIVDVLEELMKFTLLTRDNSDYLVDRYSERVESAEQVSHRVNQRVI, from the coding sequence ATGTCAATTTCTACCCCGGCTATGCCGAACCTTGATAACACCCAATTTCAGGCTCCAAAAGTGCACGACTTCGCCAAGACAAGTGCTCAGCATAAACCCAAAATACTGCTGCTGTATGGTTCATTACGTACGCGGTCGTTTAGCCGATTGGTGGTAGAAGAGTCGGCCCGTTTGTTAGAGGCTATGGGTGCCGAGACGCGGATTTTTGATCCAACCGGTTTACCTTTACCAGATGGCGACGCAGCGACACATGAAAAAGTATTAGAGCTGCGTGAACTGATGATGTGGTCTGAGGGGCAGGTATGGTGCTCGCCTGAGCGTCATGGCGCCATGACTGGCATTCTGAAAAGTCAGATTGATTGGGTGCCGCTAAATTTAGGTGGTGTCAGGCCCACTCAAGGAAAAACGCTAGCTGTGATGCAGGTGTGTGGTGGTTCGCAGTCATTTAACGCGGTTAATCAAATGCGTATTTTAGGTCGTTGGATGCGTATGCTGACTATTCCTAATCAGTCGTCAGTAGCCAAAGCCTTTATGGAATTTGATGACAACGATCGAATGAAAGCTTCGCCATTTTATAATCGTATTGTGGATGTGTTGGAAGAACTGATGAAATTCACCTTGCTGACCAGAGACAACAGTGACTATTTAGTCGACCGTTATTCAGAGCGGGTAGAATCAGCTGAGCAAGTTAGTCACCGCGTTAATCAACGTGTTATCTGA
- the arsB gene encoding ACR3 family arsenite efflux transporter — MGLFERYLSVWVGISIIIGVVLGSIIPDFFSLVASLEYAHVNIVVAILIWLMVYPMMIQIDFSSIKDVGKKPKGLALTLVINWLIKPFTMAALGWLFLKVFLSDWVDPQSANEYIAGMILLGVAPCTAMVFIWSQMTKGDANYTLVQVSINDIIMIFAFAPLTALLLGVSEIQVPWNTLLISVLLYVLLPLIAGALTRSLLDKKAAKAAETTEPKNVDSFVAALKPWSMLGLLGTVVLLFGFQAKTILTEPQTIVLIAIPLIIQTYGIFAIAYFFAIRLKLPHNIAGPASMIGTSNFFELAVAVAISLFGLHSGAALATVVGVLVEVPVMLSLVYFVNRTRHWFN; from the coding sequence ATGGGATTATTTGAGCGTTATTTATCTGTTTGGGTTGGTATCAGCATCATAATCGGTGTGGTGTTGGGCAGTATTATTCCAGACTTTTTCTCATTAGTGGCAAGTTTAGAATATGCCCACGTGAACATAGTGGTGGCGATACTAATTTGGTTGATGGTGTACCCCATGATGATCCAAATCGATTTTTCATCAATCAAAGATGTAGGTAAAAAGCCTAAGGGATTGGCCTTAACCCTTGTTATCAACTGGCTTATCAAGCCTTTCACTATGGCGGCATTAGGTTGGTTGTTTTTAAAGGTTTTTTTGTCCGATTGGGTCGACCCACAATCAGCTAACGAATACATTGCAGGCATGATCTTGTTAGGTGTGGCACCTTGTACCGCAATGGTATTTATCTGGAGCCAAATGACCAAGGGCGATGCCAACTACACCTTGGTGCAAGTCTCGATTAATGACATCATTATGATTTTTGCCTTTGCGCCCTTAACTGCACTTTTGCTGGGTGTCAGTGAAATTCAAGTACCTTGGAATACCTTACTTATTTCAGTGCTGCTCTATGTGCTATTACCTTTGATTGCCGGAGCATTGACTCGGTCTTTGTTAGATAAAAAAGCCGCCAAAGCAGCGGAAACAACAGAACCCAAGAATGTAGACAGCTTTGTCGCTGCACTCAAACCTTGGTCTATGCTAGGTTTGTTGGGCACGGTGGTGTTATTATTCGGTTTTCAAGCAAAGACAATTTTGACTGAGCCGCAGACCATTGTATTAATTGCCATCCCGCTAATAATTCAAACCTATGGCATTTTTGCTATTGCTTACTTTTTTGCGATACGTCTTAAACTGCCCCACAATATTGCTGGGCCCGCCAGCATGATTGGTACATCTAACTTTTTTGAATTGGCAGTTGCTGTGGCTATTTCGTTGTTTGGATTGCACTCTGGTGCGGCTTTGGCCACGGTGGTCGGTGTGCTGGTTGAAGTACCTGTGATGTTGTCTTTGGTGTACTTTGTAAACAGAACTCGGCATTGGTTTAACTAA